A window of the Antarctobacter heliothermus genome harbors these coding sequences:
- a CDS encoding alpha/beta fold hydrolase: protein MTIERARRYGFVASDGTELRYEVDDFTPPWTQPETIILMHAAMGSSRRFHHWVPALSGQYRVVRPDLRGHGTSEASPKETVTIDRLAQDFLELMDHLGLERAHVVGSSTGGIIGMRAALEHSDRFLSLSSFVAIPGLSPSVNHVDYDEWKTGLVAEGVESFLKRTAKQRFHLDQVDPGFVDWFCCESGRNDASFLADFVHMMTGFDFSDRLPEISCPCLFVVASGDPVHSMDNYEVLKRVPDHRFVVFENMPHNITDAVPERCLAELIPFLDSFAGRAKAQANSSTATPQST from the coding sequence ATGACCATCGAGCGCGCGCGCCGATATGGCTTTGTCGCCAGCGATGGCACCGAACTCCGCTATGAGGTGGATGATTTCACGCCACCTTGGACCCAACCCGAAACGATCATCCTGATGCATGCCGCCATGGGCTCGTCGCGGCGCTTCCACCACTGGGTGCCCGCGCTCAGCGGACAATACCGGGTGGTCCGGCCGGACCTTCGGGGGCACGGAACCTCGGAAGCGTCACCCAAGGAGACCGTCACCATCGACAGGCTGGCGCAGGATTTCCTGGAACTGATGGACCACCTCGGCCTGGAAAGGGCGCATGTCGTGGGTTCATCGACCGGCGGCATCATCGGCATGCGTGCCGCGCTGGAACATTCCGACCGGTTCCTCAGCCTGTCATCCTTCGTCGCGATCCCGGGTCTCTCGCCCTCGGTCAATCACGTGGACTATGACGAATGGAAGACGGGGCTGGTCGCCGAAGGGGTCGAAAGCTTCCTGAAGCGCACGGCGAAACAGCGCTTTCATCTCGACCAGGTGGATCCGGGCTTTGTCGACTGGTTCTGCTGCGAATCCGGGCGAAATGACGCCTCGTTCCTGGCCGACTTCGTCCACATGATGACCGGCTTCGACTTCTCCGACAGGTTGCCCGAGATCTCGTGCCCCTGCCTGTTCGTGGTGGCCAGCGGCGATCCGGTGCACTCGATGGATAACTACGAGGTGCTTAAGCGGGTCCCCGACCACCGCTTTGTCGTGTTCGAGAACATGCCGCACAACATCACGGACGCGGTTCCCGAGCGCTGTCTGGCGGAACTGATCCCGTTCCTCGACAGCTTCGCAGGCAGAGCGAAGGCTCAGGCGAACAGCAGCACCGCGACCCCGCAAAGCACGTAA